In Myxococcus virescens, a single window of DNA contains:
- a CDS encoding cysteine synthase A, which produces MAPRIGTLWDSVGNTPLLRIGSLSRQTGCEILAKAEFMNPGGSIKDRAAKGMIQRAEAQGLLKPGGAIFEGTAGNTGIGLGLLGRERGYRVVVTMPDNQAREKYELLEAMGVEVRKVPAVPFANPNHFFHQARVLAEAQGGFWANQFENPANGDYHYETTGPEIWEQCEGRVDVLVASVGSGGTMGGVSRYLKEKNPAVRVVLVDPPGSGLFTYVREGRMEGPGSSITEGIGIMRLTENFRRAQVDEAMRLGDQEMVEMLYHLAREDALVVGTSAALNVRAAWELARRHRGEGLRIVTFLCDHGSRYASKVFNPEFLASKQLEVRPLSVD; this is translated from the coding sequence ATGGCGCCTCGCATTGGAACGCTCTGGGACTCCGTCGGAAACACCCCGCTGCTGCGCATCGGCTCGCTGAGCCGGCAGACGGGGTGTGAAATCCTCGCGAAGGCCGAGTTCATGAATCCCGGCGGCAGCATCAAGGACCGCGCCGCGAAGGGGATGATTCAGCGCGCGGAGGCGCAGGGCCTCCTGAAGCCGGGCGGCGCCATCTTCGAGGGCACCGCGGGCAACACCGGCATCGGCCTGGGGCTCTTGGGCCGCGAGCGCGGGTACCGCGTGGTCGTCACCATGCCGGACAACCAGGCCCGCGAGAAGTACGAGCTGCTGGAGGCCATGGGCGTGGAGGTCCGAAAGGTCCCTGCGGTGCCCTTCGCCAATCCGAACCATTTCTTCCACCAGGCCCGTGTGCTGGCGGAAGCGCAGGGCGGCTTCTGGGCGAACCAGTTCGAGAACCCGGCCAACGGCGACTACCATTACGAGACGACGGGCCCCGAAATCTGGGAGCAGTGCGAGGGCCGCGTGGACGTGCTGGTGGCGTCCGTGGGCAGCGGCGGGACGATGGGCGGCGTCAGCCGTTACCTGAAGGAGAAGAACCCCGCCGTGCGCGTGGTGTTGGTGGACCCGCCGGGCTCGGGCCTCTTCACCTACGTGCGCGAAGGGCGCATGGAAGGGCCCGGTTCTTCCATCACCGAGGGCATTGGCATCATGCGCCTCACGGAGAACTTCCGCCGGGCCCAGGTGGACGAGGCCATGCGCCTGGGGGACCAGGAGATGGTGGAGATGCTCTACCACCTGGCGCGCGAGGACGCGCTGGTGGTGGGCACATCGGCGGCCCTCAACGTGCGCGCCGCGTGGGAGCTGGCGCGACGTCACCGAGGCGAGGGGCTGCGCATCGTCACCTTCCTGTGCGACCACGGCAGCCGCTACGCGTCGAAGGTGTTCAACCCGGAGTTCCTCGCGTCCAAGCAGCTGGAGGTCCGGCCGCTTTCCGTGGATTGA
- a CDS encoding ABC transporter permease gives MRAFLDNLRLALGTFLGNPLRSLLTLLGIVIGVATVITMMGLIEGLRVKVNNDLGRMGAHTFQVTKWPAGGFGRINWAKFAKRKDFEMPDSRAIEESCPSVGTVVPTDDEGGQKLATASSETRPSVRVFGTPANYPLVSGVSVQAGRYFNEVEALDGRYVALLGTDVSDALFPGMNPVGHEVRIKGRPFRVIGLLQKRGSMLGMFSLDNQVMIPLSVFHQLYGKKRSLDISVQAKSPELFSKAQDEVASLMRRRRDVPANMPNDFELHTNESVTASFNQLSQVITIAGVGVCLLSLVVGGIGILNIMLVSVMERTREIGVRKALGARKRRILGQFATEAVLLSLMGGALGLGLGFGLVFLGNWMMGFPMQVPPWAVGLALFMSCGVGLLFGIYPAARAAKLDPVEAMRAD, from the coding sequence ATGCGAGCGTTCCTGGACAATTTGCGGTTGGCGTTGGGCACCTTCCTGGGCAACCCGCTGCGCTCGCTGTTGACGCTGCTGGGCATCGTCATTGGCGTGGCGACGGTCATCACCATGATGGGGCTCATCGAGGGCCTGCGGGTCAAGGTGAACAACGACCTGGGACGGATGGGGGCCCACACCTTCCAGGTGACGAAGTGGCCCGCAGGCGGCTTCGGGCGCATCAACTGGGCCAAGTTCGCCAAGCGCAAGGACTTCGAGATGCCCGACTCGCGGGCCATCGAGGAGTCCTGCCCGTCGGTGGGGACGGTGGTGCCCACCGACGACGAGGGTGGCCAGAAGCTGGCCACGGCGAGCTCGGAGACGCGGCCGTCGGTCCGCGTGTTCGGCACGCCCGCCAACTACCCGCTGGTGAGCGGGGTGTCGGTGCAGGCCGGGCGCTACTTCAACGAAGTGGAGGCGCTGGACGGCCGCTACGTGGCGCTGCTGGGGACGGACGTGTCGGACGCGCTGTTTCCGGGCATGAATCCGGTGGGCCACGAGGTGCGCATCAAGGGCCGGCCCTTCCGCGTCATCGGCCTGCTCCAGAAGCGGGGGAGCATGCTGGGCATGTTCAGCCTGGACAACCAGGTGATGATTCCGCTGAGCGTCTTCCACCAGCTCTACGGGAAGAAGCGCTCGCTGGACATCAGCGTGCAGGCGAAGTCCCCGGAGCTGTTCAGCAAGGCGCAGGACGAGGTGGCCTCGCTGATGCGCCGGCGCCGCGACGTTCCGGCGAACATGCCCAACGACTTCGAATTGCACACGAACGAGTCGGTGACGGCGTCGTTCAATCAGCTCTCCCAGGTCATCACCATCGCGGGCGTGGGCGTGTGCCTGCTGTCCCTGGTGGTGGGCGGCATCGGCATCCTCAACATCATGCTGGTGTCGGTGATGGAGCGGACGCGGGAGATTGGCGTGCGCAAGGCGCTGGGCGCGCGCAAGCGCCGCATCCTGGGACAGTTCGCCACGGAGGCGGTGCTGCTGTCGCTGATGGGTGGCGCCCTGGGCCTGGGCCTGGGCTTCGGGCTGGTGTTCCTGGGCAACTGGATGATGGGCTTTCCCATGCAGGTGCCCCCGTGGGCGGTGGGCCTGGCCCTGTTCATGAGCTGCGGCGTGGGGCTCCTGTTCGGCATCTACCCGGCGGCCCGCGCGGCGAAGCTGGATCCGGTGGAGGCCATGCGGGCGGACTGA
- a CDS encoding ABC transporter permease codes for MSQRSAFRVDVLEGARIAVFSLKANRLRTVLTTLGIGIGVATLLAIVGIIQGLNTSFHKQLATFGANTMYVSKWPWMIKGDWWKYRNRKNFTLEQMHRLRTLAPFVTAMSPAVSRLSDVAHGGEQMSTVRIQGVTHEYLNISGYEITGGRFLTEADDATTRPVAVVGADVVDGLFPGVSPVGQSIRIDNRTFQVVGTLSRKGKMVGESMDLIVFIPFKTFYSSFGKGRSFEIAMAVEDASQMRSAEDQLTGIMRRVRSTPPGAEDDFSINRPEAMAQTYEQLTGALYGVAVGVGLITLLVGGIGIMNIMLVSVRERTREIGVRRALGARKRTIVFQFLMEASSVSAVGGLLGTTVGLGTAKVVSLITPLAADVQPMTVVAGVGFAALVGLLFGIWPAARAANLDPVEALRYE; via the coding sequence ATGAGCCAGCGGTCCGCCTTCCGCGTGGATGTGCTGGAGGGCGCACGCATCGCGGTCTTCTCCCTGAAGGCCAACCGCCTGCGCACGGTGCTGACCACCCTGGGCATTGGCATCGGCGTGGCCACGCTGCTGGCCATCGTCGGCATCATCCAGGGGCTCAACACGTCCTTCCACAAGCAGTTGGCCACCTTCGGGGCGAACACGATGTACGTGTCCAAGTGGCCCTGGATGATCAAGGGCGACTGGTGGAAGTACCGCAACCGGAAGAACTTCACCCTGGAGCAGATGCACCGGCTGCGCACGCTGGCGCCCTTCGTGACGGCCATGTCCCCGGCGGTGTCTCGCCTGTCGGACGTGGCGCACGGCGGCGAGCAGATGTCCACCGTGCGCATCCAGGGCGTGACGCACGAGTACCTCAACATCTCCGGCTACGAAATCACCGGCGGGCGCTTCCTCACCGAGGCGGACGACGCGACGACGCGGCCGGTGGCGGTGGTGGGCGCGGACGTAGTGGACGGGCTCTTCCCGGGCGTCAGTCCGGTGGGGCAGTCGATTCGCATCGACAACCGCACCTTCCAGGTGGTGGGCACGCTCAGCCGCAAGGGGAAGATGGTGGGGGAGAGCATGGACTTGATCGTCTTCATCCCCTTCAAGACGTTCTATTCGAGCTTCGGCAAGGGCCGCAGTTTCGAGATTGCCATGGCGGTGGAGGATGCCTCGCAGATGCGGTCCGCGGAGGACCAGCTCACCGGCATCATGCGGCGCGTGCGCTCCACGCCTCCGGGGGCGGAGGACGACTTCTCCATCAACCGGCCAGAGGCCATGGCGCAGACATACGAGCAGCTCACGGGCGCGCTGTACGGCGTGGCCGTGGGCGTGGGGCTCATCACGCTGCTGGTGGGCGGTATCGGCATCATGAACATCATGCTGGTGTCGGTGCGCGAGCGGACGCGGGAGATTGGCGTGCGACGCGCGCTGGGCGCCCGGAAACGGACCATCGTCTTCCAGTTCCTGATGGAAGCCTCGAGCGTGTCCGCGGTGGGAGGCCTGCTGGGGACGACCGTGGGATTGGGCACGGCCAAGGTGGTGTCGCTCATCACGCCGCTCGCGGCGGACGTGCAGCCGATGACCGTGGTGGCGGGGGTGGGCTTCGCCGCGCTGGTGGGCCTGCTGTTCGGCATCTGGCCGGCGGCGCGCGCGGCGAACCTGGACCCCGTGGAAGCCCTTCGTTACGAGTAG
- a CDS encoding ABC transporter ATP-binding protein → MSQASGAGPLIQVENITRVFHVGGEEVRALRGVSFGINRGEWVAIIGQSGSGKSTMMNVLGCLDTPSSGRYMLNGKDVSRMSDDELAVIRNVEIGFIFQTFQLLPKETALANVELPLVYRGVSAKERRARATAALEKVQLAHRMHHRPNELSGGQRQRVAIARALVSEPSMLLADEPTGNLDSATGEEIVRLFEQLHKAGHTLVLVTHEPKLAARCPRAIRLSDGEIVADGDGRTVAMGTASDVLNAGGA, encoded by the coding sequence GTGAGTCAGGCCAGCGGCGCGGGACCGCTCATCCAGGTGGAGAACATCACCCGCGTCTTCCACGTGGGTGGAGAAGAGGTGCGCGCGCTGCGCGGCGTCTCCTTCGGCATCAACCGGGGCGAATGGGTGGCCATCATCGGCCAGTCCGGCTCTGGCAAGAGCACGATGATGAACGTGCTCGGCTGTCTGGATACGCCCAGCAGCGGCCGGTACATGCTGAACGGCAAGGACGTGTCGCGCATGAGCGACGACGAGCTCGCCGTCATCCGCAACGTGGAGATTGGCTTCATCTTCCAGACCTTCCAGCTGCTGCCCAAGGAGACGGCCCTGGCCAACGTGGAGCTGCCGCTGGTGTACCGGGGCGTCAGCGCGAAGGAGCGGCGCGCGCGGGCCACGGCGGCGCTGGAGAAGGTGCAGCTCGCTCACCGCATGCACCACCGGCCCAACGAGCTGTCCGGTGGACAGCGCCAGCGCGTGGCCATTGCCCGCGCGCTGGTGTCCGAGCCCTCCATGCTGCTGGCCGACGAGCCCACGGGCAACCTGGACTCGGCGACGGGTGAGGAGATCGTCCGCCTGTTCGAGCAGCTCCACAAGGCGGGCCACACGCTGGTGCTCGTCACGCACGAGCCCAAGCTGGCGGCGCGCTGCCCCCGGGCCATCCGCCTGAGCGACGGTGAGATTGTCGCGGACGGCGACGGCCGCACGGTGGCCATGGGGACGGCGTCGGATGTGCTGAACGCGGGGGGCGCATGA
- a CDS encoding efflux RND transporter periplasmic adaptor subunit — MKWWKGAIAGALFLGAAAITAGGLKDRPPPSLEVQLSKARKGSITRTITGAGKVQAATTVKISSSLSGDLVELAVKDGEAVTKGQVLGRIDPRLYQAAHKQALASLNASRADVQVAEVEVGRAQLELARVEDLAKKGLSSTAEVDTARATKNTADARLASAKQMLARNMAIVDQAQTDLTRTTLVSPIDGNVIELSREVGERVRGSDLSEDVVMTIAALSAMEVKFEVGEHEVVHLKPGQPAEITLDALEGQTYSGSVVEIAQKALIKNEGTEAEVTSFPITVALDTRPPNVLPGMSSEVRISAETHNDVVLVPIQAVTVRSERSLPDYKAPIEGGGLTAKRTESLAKVVFVVDSSNKAQVRRVQTGIASDTELEIVSGLNDGDRVIEGPYRTLSKELNDGDIVREPEQGAGMKGGRKS, encoded by the coding sequence ATGAAGTGGTGGAAGGGTGCCATTGCTGGCGCGTTGTTCCTGGGTGCTGCGGCCATCACCGCGGGCGGGCTGAAGGATCGTCCTCCGCCGTCGCTCGAAGTCCAGCTGTCGAAGGCTCGCAAGGGCTCCATCACCCGCACCATCACCGGCGCGGGCAAGGTGCAGGCGGCCACGACGGTGAAGATCTCGTCCAGCCTCTCCGGTGACCTGGTGGAGCTGGCGGTGAAGGACGGCGAGGCGGTGACGAAGGGCCAGGTGCTGGGCCGCATCGATCCGCGCCTCTACCAGGCCGCGCACAAGCAGGCCTTGGCGTCGCTGAACGCCTCGCGCGCCGACGTGCAGGTGGCGGAGGTGGAGGTGGGCCGTGCGCAGTTGGAGCTCGCGCGCGTGGAGGACCTGGCGAAGAAGGGCCTGTCGTCCACCGCCGAGGTGGACACGGCGCGGGCGACGAAGAACACGGCGGATGCGCGGCTGGCGTCGGCCAAGCAGATGCTGGCCCGCAACATGGCCATCGTGGACCAGGCGCAGACGGACCTCACGCGCACGACGCTGGTGTCGCCCATCGACGGCAACGTCATCGAGCTGTCGCGTGAAGTGGGTGAGCGTGTTCGTGGCTCGGACCTGTCCGAGGACGTGGTGATGACCATCGCCGCGCTCAGCGCCATGGAGGTGAAGTTCGAGGTGGGCGAGCACGAGGTGGTGCACCTCAAGCCGGGCCAGCCCGCGGAAATCACGCTCGATGCGCTGGAGGGCCAGACGTACTCGGGCTCCGTGGTGGAGATTGCCCAGAAGGCGCTCATCAAGAACGAGGGCACCGAGGCCGAGGTGACGAGCTTCCCCATCACCGTCGCGCTGGACACCCGTCCGCCCAACGTGCTGCCCGGCATGAGCTCCGAGGTGCGCATCTCCGCGGAGACGCACAATGACGTGGTGCTGGTGCCCATCCAGGCGGTGACGGTGCGCTCGGAGCGCTCGCTGCCGGACTACAAGGCGCCCATCGAAGGGGGCGGGCTGACGGCGAAGCGGACGGAGTCGCTGGCCAAGGTCGTGTTCGTGGTGGACAGCAGCAACAAGGCGCAGGTGCGCCGCGTGCAGACGGGCATCGCCTCCGACACGGAGCTGGAGATCGTCTCCGGGCTCAATGATGGCGACCGGGTGATTGAAGGTCCGTACCGGACGCTGTCGAAGGAGCTGAACGACGGCGACATCGTGCGTGAGCCGGAGCAGGGCGCGGGAATGAAGGGCGGTCGGAAGTCGTGA
- a CDS encoding TolC family protein, whose product MNAFVIAVALAASPSDSGTPITLDQARAEGRQNVAAIQAMLDVAIADEDVNLSRSVLLPQLSLDASAGKIWFGRRQEFTTVPDPANPGSFIRNAVETPSTSTQNYDLGLSLTQIIYDRARWKQLEQSGVVRDAQKGQAREEADTSELEAIRRFFTLYRTQATLQVLKATVERSEQQVERAQALFHAGRTGKNEEITATVNLGTDRINYTAMLGQLVNDQSQLAVWLARPGTEALTAQDPGVLTTEPPPAPSVNEALASARAYRPLLRTLELRIRAAELKQSIARSEYLPRLVAQGLYNRGGPDASLVFTEPRLQNRFTAAVGLSWDLFTGLSTGASSRRAEADIRKAQLTLEQTAREIEGEVRAAHRTLEAQLEAARLAAQNVEAAAQGLEMQEARFRAGAGSTLEVRDAQLSLTRAELALLENRIDVEIARYSLQRAMGALSPGESK is encoded by the coding sequence ATGAACGCTTTCGTGATCGCGGTCGCCCTGGCCGCCTCTCCCTCGGACTCCGGTACACCCATCACCCTGGACCAGGCCCGCGCGGAGGGCCGGCAGAACGTCGCGGCCATCCAGGCCATGCTGGACGTGGCCATCGCGGACGAGGACGTGAACCTGTCCCGCTCGGTGCTGCTGCCGCAGCTCTCACTCGATGCGTCGGCCGGTAAGATCTGGTTCGGTCGCAGGCAGGAGTTCACCACGGTTCCGGACCCGGCCAACCCGGGAAGCTTCATCCGCAACGCGGTGGAGACGCCCTCCACCAGCACCCAGAACTACGACCTGGGCTTGTCGCTCACGCAGATCATCTATGACCGCGCCCGCTGGAAGCAGTTGGAGCAGAGCGGCGTGGTGCGTGACGCGCAGAAGGGGCAGGCGCGGGAAGAGGCGGACACCTCCGAGCTGGAGGCCATCCGCCGCTTCTTCACCCTGTACCGCACCCAGGCCACGCTCCAGGTGCTGAAGGCCACCGTCGAGCGCAGCGAGCAGCAGGTGGAGCGCGCCCAGGCCCTCTTCCACGCGGGCCGCACGGGCAAGAATGAAGAGATCACCGCCACGGTGAACCTCGGGACCGACCGCATCAACTACACCGCGATGCTCGGGCAGCTGGTCAACGACCAGTCCCAGCTCGCCGTGTGGCTGGCCCGGCCGGGCACCGAGGCGCTGACGGCCCAGGATCCGGGCGTGCTCACGACCGAGCCGCCGCCCGCGCCGTCGGTCAACGAGGCGCTCGCGTCGGCCCGCGCGTACCGGCCACTGCTCAGGACGCTGGAGCTGCGCATCCGCGCCGCGGAGCTGAAGCAGTCCATTGCCCGCTCGGAGTACCTGCCGCGCCTGGTGGCCCAGGGCCTCTACAACCGCGGCGGTCCGGACGCCTCGCTGGTGTTCACCGAGCCGCGCCTGCAGAACCGCTTCACCGCGGCCGTCGGGTTGAGCTGGGACCTGTTCACCGGCCTGTCCACGGGGGCGAGCTCCCGTCGCGCCGAGGCGGACATCCGCAAGGCGCAGCTGACGCTGGAGCAGACGGCGCGGGAAATCGAAGGGGAGGTTCGCGCCGCGCACCGCACGCTGGAGGCCCAGCTGGAGGCCGCTCGCCTGGCTGCGCAGAACGTCGAGGCCGCTGCCCAGGGCCTGGAGATGCAGGAGGCGCGCTTCCGCGCTGGCGCGGGCTCCACCCTGGAGGTCCGCGACGCGCAGCTGAGCCTGACGCGCGCTGAGCTCGCCTTGTTGGAAAACAGGATCGATGTCGAAATCGCCCGCTATTCATTGCAGCGGGCCATGGGCGCCCTGAGCCCGGGAGAGTCGAAATGA
- a CDS encoding YIP1 family protein has protein sequence MPEDERRTSLRDLHHHMTSLAQPARVFVDPLDGTRAAVEARRWVWPLLILALCVSASGTLFSLRWDVAPDVIRQLQGSGQLMGLSEADLTDKIQTESRKALVGGIAKGVILMPLMALLLACILWVASWLFDRPASFEQLLSAAVLALLPIALYHLILTLCVAAQHSITMARVMNLVPSNLGAVLQGLSPKMQRVASTVDFFNLWSTGLLGLGFSAATGMSRGRALLLAVALYAMYAGIFLIGLPAQAGA, from the coding sequence TTGCCTGAGGACGAGCGACGTACATCGCTCCGAGACCTCCACCACCATATGACTTCTCTTGCTCAACCGGCCCGCGTCTTCGTCGATCCCCTCGATGGGACCCGTGCTGCCGTCGAGGCGCGCCGCTGGGTGTGGCCTCTCCTCATCCTGGCCCTGTGCGTGTCCGCTTCCGGGACGCTCTTTTCCCTCCGTTGGGACGTCGCGCCTGACGTCATCCGCCAGCTCCAGGGTTCTGGTCAGCTGATGGGGCTGTCGGAGGCGGACCTCACGGACAAGATCCAAACGGAGTCGCGAAAGGCGCTGGTTGGTGGCATCGCCAAGGGCGTCATCCTGATGCCGCTGATGGCGCTGCTCCTGGCCTGCATCCTGTGGGTGGCCAGCTGGCTCTTCGACCGGCCCGCGTCCTTCGAGCAGTTGCTGTCCGCGGCCGTGCTGGCGCTGCTGCCCATCGCGCTCTACCACCTCATCCTGACCCTCTGCGTCGCGGCGCAGCACTCCATTACCATGGCGCGGGTGATGAACCTCGTACCGTCGAACCTGGGAGCCGTGTTGCAAGGCCTGAGTCCGAAGATGCAGCGCGTGGCGTCCACCGTGGACTTCTTCAACCTCTGGAGCACGGGCCTGCTGGGGCTGGGCTTCTCCGCCGCCACCGGGATGAGCCGTGGGCGCGCGTTGCTGCTGGCGGTGGCGCTGTACGCCATGTACGCGGGCATCTTCCTCATCGGCCTTCCCGCCCAGGCAGGTGCGTAA
- a CDS encoding ATP-dependent Clp protease ATP-binding subunit, whose translation MVDSTDLAQVLHEANDIAQSVVQRVTSAHVLLALFTVENRAQLLLKERGVDEDAILQLLTAAPAEPDSLLRELREKTREIASNVGSQEADCLHLLIAVARVRCAAQELLLQAGLDLGGLMRVAMSYFTSGHMPRRLQLGRSQTLGPRPASRPLGAPPSPLPASAVTLSLPRSRPGAPPSSPPPFTAPPPPPRYSTPALSPRDLIDVDEEPEAPPPAPVARAAPSPTPTSTAAPAPAGRPAQSAAASPVLDAKAYPLLTSLGRNLSQAAHEGRLDPVVGRAREVEEVIDILGKRRTNNPCLLGEPGVGKTAVVEGVAQRLLELRGSLSEKVLVELDMATLVAGTQLRGSFSEKLNALKEEVRRAEGRVVVFIDEIHTLVGAGSTGDGPQDAANELKTAMARGEFPCIGATTHDEYRKFISTDPALERRFTAVVVNEPSVPETVEILRGIIGRYEEHHGLRYTPEALEAATSLASRYVTDRFMPDKAISVVDLAGSRCHREGRDVVEPSDVARVVAKLAGVPEERLLMNDSSRLLRLEQDLAERVIGHSEAVTRIARVIRRNYAGFASRRPMGSFLFLGPTGVGKTEMARALADVLFGSRDSLVRLDMSEMSEQHGVSRLIGSPAGYVGFGEGGQLTEPVRRRPSSVVVLDEIEKAHREVQMLLLQVLEEGRLTDGKGRHIDFSNTVIVMTTNLGAEAFSRTGRPVGFGADSAGPGDAMDMASSVARKALPPELWNRIDERLPFRPLAEVEVARIATLLLEESSKRLTTERGIGYVAGDDVVGHLLKSGGFDPQLGARPMRQMVQRLVEGPLAERILSGEFVTGDRVRIAVNSGQLHFQRER comes from the coding sequence ATGGTCGATAGCACGGACCTCGCGCAGGTCCTCCACGAAGCGAATGACATCGCACAGAGCGTGGTGCAGAGGGTCACCTCCGCCCACGTGCTCCTGGCGCTCTTCACGGTGGAGAACCGTGCTCAGCTGCTGCTCAAGGAGCGAGGCGTGGACGAGGACGCCATCCTCCAGTTGCTGACGGCCGCTCCCGCGGAGCCGGACAGCCTGCTCCGGGAGCTGCGCGAGAAGACCCGGGAGATCGCCTCCAATGTGGGCTCCCAGGAGGCGGACTGTCTCCACCTGCTCATCGCCGTGGCCCGGGTGCGCTGCGCGGCCCAGGAGCTGCTGCTGCAGGCCGGGCTGGACCTGGGCGGCCTCATGCGCGTGGCGATGTCCTACTTCACCAGCGGTCACATGCCGCGCCGCCTCCAGCTGGGCCGGTCACAGACCCTGGGCCCCCGGCCCGCGAGCCGCCCCCTGGGCGCGCCGCCGTCCCCCCTTCCGGCCTCCGCCGTCACGCTGAGCCTGCCGCGCTCCCGGCCCGGCGCCCCGCCGTCGTCGCCCCCGCCCTTCACCGCGCCGCCACCGCCGCCGCGCTACAGCACGCCCGCGCTGTCGCCGCGCGATCTCATCGACGTGGACGAGGAGCCGGAAGCGCCGCCGCCCGCCCCCGTGGCACGCGCCGCGCCGTCCCCTACCCCGACCTCCACGGCGGCCCCTGCACCCGCGGGCCGGCCGGCGCAGTCCGCCGCCGCGTCGCCCGTGCTCGACGCCAAGGCCTACCCCCTGCTCACCTCGCTGGGCCGCAACCTGAGCCAGGCCGCCCACGAGGGCCGCCTGGACCCGGTGGTGGGCCGCGCGCGCGAGGTCGAGGAGGTCATCGACATCCTGGGCAAGCGGCGCACCAACAACCCCTGCCTGCTGGGCGAGCCTGGCGTGGGCAAGACGGCGGTGGTGGAGGGCGTCGCACAGCGCCTGCTCGAGCTGCGTGGGTCGCTGTCGGAGAAGGTGCTGGTGGAGCTGGACATGGCCACGCTGGTGGCCGGCACGCAGCTGCGTGGCTCGTTCTCCGAGAAGCTCAACGCGCTGAAGGAAGAGGTCCGCCGCGCCGAAGGCCGCGTGGTGGTCTTCATCGACGAAATCCACACGCTGGTGGGCGCGGGCTCCACGGGTGACGGTCCGCAGGACGCGGCCAACGAGCTGAAGACGGCCATGGCGCGCGGTGAGTTTCCCTGCATCGGCGCCACCACGCACGACGAGTACCGCAAGTTCATCAGCACCGACCCGGCCCTGGAGCGCCGCTTCACCGCCGTGGTGGTCAACGAGCCCTCCGTGCCGGAGACGGTGGAGATCCTCCGCGGCATCATCGGCCGCTACGAGGAGCACCACGGGCTGCGCTACACGCCCGAGGCGCTGGAGGCCGCCACGTCCCTGGCCAGCCGTTACGTGACGGACCGCTTCATGCCGGACAAGGCCATCTCCGTGGTGGACCTGGCGGGCAGCCGCTGCCACCGCGAGGGCCGCGACGTGGTGGAGCCCTCCGACGTGGCGCGCGTGGTGGCCAAGCTCGCGGGCGTCCCCGAGGAGCGCCTGCTGATGAACGACTCGTCGCGCCTGCTCCGGCTGGAGCAGGACCTGGCGGAGCGCGTCATCGGGCACTCGGAGGCCGTCACGCGCATCGCCCGGGTCATCCGCCGCAACTACGCGGGCTTCGCGTCGCGCCGCCCCATGGGCAGCTTCCTCTTCCTGGGCCCCACGGGCGTGGGCAAGACGGAGATGGCCCGCGCGCTGGCGGACGTGCTGTTCGGCAGCCGCGACTCGCTGGTGCGCCTGGACATGAGCGAGATGTCCGAGCAGCACGGCGTCTCGCGCCTCATCGGCTCGCCCGCCGGCTACGTGGGCTTCGGTGAGGGCGGACAGCTCACGGAGCCCGTGCGCCGCCGGCCCTCGTCGGTGGTGGTGCTGGACGAAATCGAGAAGGCGCACCGCGAGGTGCAGATGCTCCTCCTCCAGGTCCTGGAGGAAGGCCGCCTGACGGACGGCAAGGGGCGCCACATCGACTTCTCCAACACCGTCATTGTCATGACGACGAACCTGGGCGCGGAGGCCTTCTCCCGCACCGGCCGCCCGGTGGGCTTCGGCGCGGACTCCGCGGGCCCCGGCGACGCCATGGACATGGCGTCTTCGGTGGCGCGCAAGGCGCTGCCGCCGGAGCTGTGGAACCGCATCGACGAACGGCTCCCCTTCCGCCCCCTGGCGGAGGTGGAGGTGGCGCGCATCGCCACGCTGCTGCTGGAGGAGAGCAGCAAGCGCCTGACCACCGAGCGCGGCATCGGATACGTGGCGGGCGACGACGTGGTCGGCCACCTGCTGAAGTCCGGCGGCTTCGATCCGCAGCTGGGCGCGCGCCCCATGCGGCAGATGGTGCAGCGGCTGGTGGAGGGCCCTCTCGCGGAGCGCATCCTGTCGGGTGAGTTCGTCACGGGCGACCGCGTGCGCATCGCGGTGAACTCCGGACAGCTCCACTTCCAGCGCGAGCGATGA